The genomic DNA GACCTTACTTTTAAAAAGGATACCCATTGAGGCATATTTACAAACTGAGAGATTAATACACTTGTTGAAACTGAAGGGTAAAAATAAGATCTATTTTTTTTAGGTAATGTACTAGACCAATCGTTACGTGCAGTTATATCTACAAATGCATAATCTTTATATCCAATAGAAAGCATTCCGTAAGCACTATAAACTGCTTTTTTATAACTAGCACTAGTGTATGATAAACCTCCTCTAGCTACATTAGATAAAGTGTAAAGGCCAGGTAAGACCAAATTGTCTCCACCAGAACTAATTGACGTGTTTCGACTATTCATTATGTTCCCTCCGATAGACGGTTCTATACGGAAATTTCCTGTCTTTTTTTTGAAAGAAAAAAGCACATCAACATTGGTTTCTCTAGAATTGCTTTCACTAATATCATATGATCCAAAAGGTTTACTACTTCCGAACCCATCATAAGACCAAGGTCTAATAATTTCTGTTCTATTGCTACTGCTGCTATTAGATACCCTAGCCATTGCATTAAAATTAGAATTTATTTCCCAATCTAATTTAATGTTTCCAAAACCTCTAATTTTATCAAACTTGTTTCTTCTTTCATTGGCTGAAAACCAAGGGTTATTATAGCCCTCTGTAACCTTACGTTGTTGTGCATTTTTCACCTCCCAATAGTCACCCTTTAAATCATTAATGTTGATGTGAGGGGCAATATTATACACATCAAAGTATTGGTCATTACGTCCTAAAGATTTAATAGGATAATTATTTGAGTTAGGATTAGAAAGGTTAATATTTGTAGATATTGTTACTTTGTCTGTTATTTTAAAACTAGTAGTTAAATTAACACCTATTTTTTGTAACTCAGTACCAGGAGAAAAACCTTTTCCTTTTAGATGAGATATAGATAAACGAAAGTTTCCCTTATCATATGCTCCTGAAACACTTATATCATTAATAGTAGTAGCTCCTGTTTTAAAGTAATCTTCTAAGCTATTATTGTAAAATTGTAATGGTTTTTCTTCTCCATTGCTATTCCACTGTACAGCAGATGTTCCTTCTTCGCCTCCGTACCAATGTTGCCAAGTAGCTTCATCAAATAAACCTTTTTGTCCATTGGTAAACCTATTTTGTAAGTCTATATATTTATAGGGAACGTTAAAAGTAGTAGTCGTATTAAAGGTAACACCAATTCCTTTTTTAATGTTTTTTCCTGATTTTGTAGTTATTAAAATAACTCCGTTACCAGCTCTAGAGCCATAAAGAGCAGCAGCACTTGCTCCTTTTAAAATAGACACATTTTCAATATCCATAGCACTAATATCTCCCATTACATTAGGGTTCCCCACAGGCGAACCATCAATAACAACAAGTGGCTGATCATTTCCTGTCAAAGAAGTTTTCCCTCTAATATATACGTAAGTTTCATTGTTTAAATCGTTTCCTCCACGACGAATATCTAAACCAGATATTTTACCAGACAAACCTCCTAAAACATTTTCTTGAGGAACAAGGTTTATTTTTTCAGATTTTACTTCGCCTACAGAATAACCCAGTGCTTTCTTTTCTCTTTTCATTCCCAAGGCTGTAACAACTATTTCATCTAAACCCGCCGAATTTTCTTTTAAAACAATATTCAAATCGCTTTTATTATTAACAAGTATCTCTTGACTTGCATACCCCATAAAAGAGATAAGTAAAATAGCGCTAGAATTTGAAACAGATATAGAAAATTGACCATCAAAGTTTGATGTTACTCCATTTTTTGTTCCTTTTTCCAGGATTGAAGCACCAGGAAGCGTAACTCCATTTATATCTGAAACAATTCCTTTAATGCTTAGTTGCTGCTTTTTTTGTTTTACTTTTTTAATTAAAATATGTTTTTCGTTAATTTGATATTTAAAATGACCTTTTGTACCTAAATCATTTAATAAATTTGATAACAGTATCTCTTTATAATTAACGGAATACGTAGCAGAATCTTTGATGATTTTTTGCCCATAAGAAAAATTAATACCGTAATCTTTATTTAATTTTGAAAAAATAGTTATTAGCTTAGCATTTTCTAATTTTATGCTTATTTTTAACTCCGATATCATATCGAGATTCTTTCCAAAACTTTTTGTCGGAACTAAGATTGACATAATTAGAAGTAGAAATAATCTAGATAAGTAATTTTTAAATTTCATTTTTAAGTGTTGTTTTTGTTATATATATTCGATGCTTTTTACAGGAGGAGTCTGTTACAGCAGACTCTTCTTTTTATATTTTATTATTTGACTTCTATCATGTTGTTTTTATTTAGAGTTAATTTTAGTTCACTTATATAATTTATTTGATCTATTATACTTTCTATATTTTCATTTCTTTTTATGGTGATTGACATTTGAACTCTTTTAAAGTCATTGTTTAAAAATTTCACTTCTATGTTATAATTAGACTTTATAAAACC from Polaribacter sp. ALD11 includes the following:
- a CDS encoding SusC/RagA family TonB-linked outer membrane protein; translated protein: MISELKISIKLENAKLITIFSKLNKDYGINFSYGQKIIKDSATYSVNYKEILLSNLLNDLGTKGHFKYQINEKHILIKKVKQKKQQLSIKGIVSDINGVTLPGASILEKGTKNGVTSNFDGQFSISVSNSSAILLISFMGYASQEILVNNKSDLNIVLKENSAGLDEIVVTALGMKREKKALGYSVGEVKSEKINLVPQENVLGGLSGKISGLDIRRGGNDLNNETYVYIRGKTSLTGNDQPLVVIDGSPVGNPNVMGDISAMDIENVSILKGASAAALYGSRAGNGVILITTKSGKNIKKGIGVTFNTTTTFNVPYKYIDLQNRFTNGQKGLFDEATWQHWYGGEEGTSAVQWNSNGEEKPLQFYNNSLEDYFKTGATTINDISVSGAYDKGNFRLSISHLKGKGFSPGTELQKIGVNLTTSFKITDKVTISTNINLSNPNSNNYPIKSLGRNDQYFDVYNIAPHININDLKGDYWEVKNAQQRKVTEGYNNPWFSANERRNKFDKIRGFGNIKLDWEINSNFNAMARVSNSSSSNRTEIIRPWSYDGFGSSKPFGSYDISESNSRETNVDVLFSFKKKTGNFRIEPSIGGNIMNSRNTSISSGGDNLVLPGLYTLSNVARGGLSYTSASYKKAVYSAYGMLSIGYKDYAFVDITARNDWSSTLPKKNRSYFYPSVSTSVLISQFVNMPQWVSFLKVRSSWAQVGKDTSPYLINPTLSQGYWGDNFTYSLPSSMPNTNLKPEIATSYEVGTDIKLFNGRLGFDATYYKTQNKNQILNVAVSPLTGYTSTTINAGNVENYGIELGLNIVPIKTEDLKWNMDFNFTKQQSKLVALVDGIDRVSFGGGRDMGAFTKVGGIIGDLYAPYVKKVEEGEYKGWNLLDSNGRWEVDRAQENQPKVGNFNNDFTVGINNSITYKNFTISASLDWRQGGNFFSESMKRMARSGKIESWKNGISTSTFSGVLNANSFGGDRVALANEIKSNPAYRDNNVWVGGRNKDLGGFEHNGNNNGAFFPGVIDNGDGTYTENFGGPNTKLFDAYRVVESSGSFWRTGDTFMYDASFIKLRDITLAYKFSDNVAQSISAQSISLSVYAKNIMLWTKANIGIDPETAYNDGNQGFEKWSLTPWTVPMGFKLNVSF